The genomic DNA CCGGGGTCCTCTACCCGGCGCTGCGCCTGCGGCCGCTGCGCACCGAGACCACCGCCGGGTGGCTCGCCACCCTCGGCGTCTTCGCGGTCCTGCTCCTGCTGCTCGCCGTCGGATTGGGCCTGATCGCCGCCCGGGTGGACGGGCTGACACTCGCGCGGCTGATCCTGGAGTGCTGGGGCGTGACCGTCCTGGCGTCCCTCGCCGCCGCGGCCGCGGAAGTCTGGGTGTTCGGTCCGCTCACTCCGATCGTCTGGTCGCACGAGCTCTCAGCCTTCGAGGTGGCGGGCAGCCGGGCGCTGCGGTTCGGCACGGTCTGGGGATGGGCTCCCGGCCTGGCCCTCGCGGGCATGACGGCGGTGCTCCGGCGCCGCCGGTACGGTACGTAGCCGGAGGACGACACGGAGGACGGGGACATGGGGGCGGAACGGTTGCGCAGGCTCGGGGAGCGCGCGTCGAGGCGGCGGAGCACGTCTGGCGGCGAGCCGGTGGAGGAGAGCGGGAGCGCCTCGGCACCCGCTCCGGAGGAGAGCGCGGCGGCCGTCGGGGCCCCCGCCGAGACGGAGGCGGCCGAGCCCTCCGAGCACGCCGGGGCGGGCCGTTGGATGCGGGCCGCCAGGAGCCCGGTGAGCTGGGTCGCCGGCGTCGTCCTCGCCGCGGCGGCGGTGACCTTCCAGGACACGCTGGTCGACACCGCGAAGACCGTCCTGTCGCTCGACAGCCTGCCCGACCGGATCTCGCCGCAGAACGCGATCCAGGTCGTCGAGGTCAGGAACGTCCGAGACCTCGGTGAGTTCCTGTCTCGCCACGACCCGGACGGGCAACTGGCGGCGTCATTCAGAACCGGCGCCGTGCAGCGCTCGGCCGATGTGGTCGACGTGGGGCGCTCGGAATGGATGATCACGCTCAGGGGCCGGGCCAGCCAGCAGGTGCGGATCACGGACATCGTTCCTGAGTTCGAGGCCGAGGGCTGTACGGCGCCGCTGCCCGGCAGCCTGATCGTTGCGCACCCGCAGGGTGGCGAGGATGTGATCACGCTGGACACGGTGATCGATTCCCCGGCACCCAAGCTGACCGTGAGCGCTCCGGGCGCCGACGGGAAGCCGGCGCAGCCGTTCTTCACGGGTGCCGAGGCCAAGGTCATCACGCTCGACCGCAACGAGAGCGTGGCGTTCCTGATCACGGCCACCGCGAGCCGTTCGTACTGCCAGTGGCGCTACCGCGTCCACTACCAGGTCAACGGCGGCACAGCGGAGACGGTGATCAGCCGACCGGGCGGCAAGCCGTTCGAACTGACCGCCCGGCTGCCGGACGTGTCCGGGTACCAGTACGTCCACCTGTCGCCCGTCAACTGCGACTCCCAGGGCTGGCGCACGGTCACCGGCGCCGGGTACGCGGGCATCAACACGCCGGGCGGCCTGAAGTGTCCGATCAAGCCAGTCCTCTACGGCGAGCCCTCATAGCCTCCCGCCGCTGCTCGGACGAGGCGGGTGGCGGTGTGGGGGGTGCCGGCCCAGTGGAGGTGGAGGTAGGAGGCGTGGACGGCGCCCTGGGTGAAGCCCTCGGTGACGGGGCCGGTGGGGGTGCGCCAGCCCCAGGCGGGGTGGTCGCCGGCGCCGGGGTCGGTGACGGTGCGGTGGAACTCGTGGCCGCGCACCCGGGTGCCGGTGGCGGCGAGCGGGCTGTCGGCGAGGGCGACGGCCTCGCGGTAGCCGAGGGTGAGCCGGCCGCTCATCCGGGCCGTGGTGTCGAGCACGCCGCACATCGGCTTTCCGTCCAACTCCTGTCCCAGGTAGAGGAGTCCGGCGCATTCGGCGACCACCGGCGCGCCGGAGCGGGCGAGTTCGGCGATGGCGGCGCGCAGGGGCGCGTTCTCGCTGAGTTCACCGACGTAGAGCTCGGGGAAGCCGCCGCCGATCACCAACGCCGCGGTTTCGGCGGGCAGTTCGGTGTCGCGCAGCGGGTCGAAGGTGACGACGTCGGCGCCGGCGGCGGTGAGCAGTTCGGCGTTCTCGGCGTAGGAGAAGGAGAACGCCGCGCCGCCGGCGAGGGCGATCCGGGGCCGGGGGCCGGTGGGCGGTTCGACCTCGGCGGCCGGGTCCCATGGCTGGGCGGCCAGTGGTGGCGCGGTGCGGGCGAGGGCGAGGACGGCGTCCAGGTCGACGGAGGCGGCGATGAGTTCGCCCATGTCGGAAACGGCGCGGAGGGCTTCGGCGGAGCGTTCGACGGCGGGGATCAGGCCGAGGTGGCGGGAGGGGGTGGCGACCTGTTCGGCGCGG from Kitasatospora terrestris includes the following:
- a CDS encoding cobyrinate a,c-diamide synthase, whose amino-acid sequence is MSSIPRLVIAAPSSGAGKTTVATGLMAALRSRGLEVSPHKVGPDYIDPGYHALAAGRPGRNLDAYMCGTERIAPLFLHGAAGADVAVVEGVMGLYDGAAGQGELASTAQVAKLLRAPVVLVVDASSQSRSVAALVHGFASWDPEVRIAGVILNRVASDRHEHLLREALEEGSGVPVLGAVRRAEQVATPSRHLGLIPAVERSAEALRAVSDMGELIAASVDLDAVLALARTAPPLAAQPWDPAAEVEPPTGPRPRIALAGGAAFSFSYAENAELLTAAGADVVTFDPLRDTELPAETAALVIGGGFPELYVGELSENAPLRAAIAELARSGAPVVAECAGLLYLGQELDGKPMCGVLDTTARMSGRLTLGYREAVALADSPLAATGTRVRGHEFHRTVTDPGAGDHPAWGWRTPTGPVTEGFTQGAVHASYLHLHWAGTPHTATRLVRAAAGGYEGSP